One Paraburkholderia aromaticivorans genomic region harbors:
- a CDS encoding helix-turn-helix transcriptional regulator: MSTLIRMRASRLLSILMTLQARGRVTAQFLADECAVSLRTIYRDIDALSAAGVPVHSERGAEGGYRLLDGYRTRLNGLSSQEAESLFLAGLAGPMQALGLGAVMAGAQTKLLAALPVELRSTAERMRSRFHLDAPAWFSDADEPAHLPSIARAVWEQHPLEIRYQSWKAEKFRRIEPLGIVLKSGAWYVVGRVEPDVRIYRISRILELSLLDETFERPPAFDLASYWQDSTQRLSEEIHASEATLRLSPWGVRMLDIFTSPFARSAAIIGEPDPIDGWRTVTLPVGSVRQACAELLRFGTEAEVLAPPELRAHMSEVAAALHRRYAQ, encoded by the coding sequence ATGTCTACACTTATCCGCATGAGAGCGAGCCGCCTTCTTTCCATCCTGATGACGCTGCAGGCGCGTGGCCGCGTCACCGCGCAGTTCCTCGCCGATGAATGCGCGGTGTCGTTGCGCACCATCTATCGCGACATCGACGCCCTGAGCGCCGCAGGCGTCCCTGTTCATAGCGAGCGCGGGGCGGAAGGCGGCTACCGGCTGCTCGACGGCTACCGCACACGGCTGAACGGCTTGTCCTCGCAGGAAGCGGAGTCGCTGTTTCTCGCCGGCCTGGCCGGCCCGATGCAGGCGCTCGGCCTAGGCGCGGTGATGGCAGGCGCGCAGACCAAGTTGCTGGCCGCGCTGCCGGTCGAATTACGCTCGACCGCGGAGCGCATGCGCTCGCGTTTTCATCTCGACGCCCCCGCCTGGTTTTCGGACGCGGACGAGCCCGCCCATCTGCCATCGATCGCGCGTGCGGTGTGGGAGCAGCATCCGCTGGAAATTCGCTATCAGAGCTGGAAAGCCGAGAAGTTTCGCCGGATCGAGCCGCTCGGCATCGTGCTGAAAAGCGGCGCGTGGTATGTGGTCGGGCGCGTCGAGCCGGATGTGCGCATCTACCGCATTTCGCGCATTCTCGAATTGAGCTTGCTGGACGAGACGTTCGAGCGCCCGCCCGCGTTCGATCTTGCCAGTTACTGGCAAGACAGCACGCAGCGTCTCTCCGAAGAAATACACGCGAGCGAAGCGACACTGCGTCTGTCGCCTTGGGGCGTGCGGATGCTCGACATTTTCACGTCGCCGTTCGCGCGTTCGGCGGCGATCATCGGCGAGCCGGATCCGATCGATGGTTGGCGCACCGTGACGCTGCCCGTCGGCTCAGTGAGGCAGGCGTGCGCGGAGTTGCTGCGCTTCGGCACCGAGGCCGAAGTGTTGGCGCCACCCGAGTTGCGCGCGCACATGTCGGAGGTTGCGGCGGCACTGCATCGCCGTTACGCGCAATGA
- a CDS encoding glutathione S-transferase family protein produces the protein MTTDRTITLFHSPQCRSVSALTLLEELGAPYQLKVLNMKAGEQRKAPYLAVNPLGKVPAILHGDALVTEQVAIFIYLADLFPEAGLAPALDDPLRGPYLRWLVYYAACYEPALVDKAMKREPAPAATSPYGDFDSMIGTVTSQLQAAPYLLGDTMSAADILWGIALHWGMMFKLVPETPVLLEYVERICSRPSFVRVSERDVALAAEHAAAVKEA, from the coding sequence ATGACCACAGATCGCACGATCACGCTGTTCCACTCGCCGCAATGCCGCTCCGTCAGCGCGCTCACGCTGCTCGAAGAGCTTGGCGCGCCGTACCAGTTGAAGGTGCTGAACATGAAAGCCGGCGAGCAGCGCAAAGCACCCTATCTCGCCGTCAATCCGCTCGGTAAAGTTCCGGCGATTCTTCACGGCGACGCGCTGGTCACCGAACAGGTCGCCATCTTCATCTATCTGGCCGACCTGTTTCCTGAAGCCGGTCTTGCGCCGGCGCTCGACGATCCATTGCGCGGGCCGTATTTGCGCTGGCTGGTGTACTACGCGGCGTGCTACGAACCGGCGCTGGTCGACAAGGCGATGAAGCGAGAACCCGCCCCGGCCGCCACGTCACCCTACGGCGATTTCGATTCGATGATCGGAACGGTGACGAGCCAGTTGCAAGCCGCGCCCTACCTGCTCGGGGACACGATGTCGGCGGCGGATATCTTGTGGGGCATCGCCTTGCATTGGGGAATGATGTTCAAGCTGGTGCCCGAAACGCCGGTCCTGCTCGAGTACGTCGAACGCATCTGCTCGCGGCCGAGCTTCGTGCGCGTGAGCGAGCGGGACGTGGCGCTGGCGGCCGAGCACGCGGCGGCAGTCAAAGAGGCCTGA
- the glmS gene encoding glutamine--fructose-6-phosphate transaminase (isomerizing): MCGIVGAVAQRNIVPVLIEGLRRLEYRGYDSCGVAVLGKDGPRRARSVARVADLDEQVRENHLEGITGIAHTRWATHGAPVTDNAHPIFSKDALALVHNGIIENYESLREMLRGMGYTFVSQTDTEVIAHLIHSLYRGDLFAAVREAVGQLHGAYAIAVLHKDQPHTVVGARQGSPLVVGLGQGENFLASDALALAGSTERFIFLEEGDVCELSLEGVRIADRDGNEAQREVRQVAAYGGAVELGPYRHFMQKEIFEQPRAITDTIPQADSFDASLFGEGAGKVFAEIDSLLILACGTSYYSGLTAKYWLESIAKIPTQVEIASEYRYRESVANPKSLVVVISQSGETADTLAALKHAQELGHKHTLAVCNVGTSAMVRQTELSFLTHAGREIGVASTKAFTTQLVALFVLAATLGKMRGRVSEEQEAGYLKQLRHLPAALNSVLALEPQIIAWSEEFSRKEHALFLGRGLHYPIALEGALKLKEISYIHAEAYPAGELKHGPLALVTEAMPVVTVAPNDALLEKLKSNIQEVRARGGELYVFADADTKIVNDEGLHVIRMPEHYGLLSPILHVVPLQLLAYHTACARGTDVDKPRNLAKSVTVE, from the coding sequence ATGTGTGGCATTGTCGGCGCGGTAGCGCAACGTAACATCGTTCCCGTCCTGATCGAAGGACTGCGTCGCCTCGAGTATCGCGGCTACGATTCGTGCGGCGTGGCCGTGCTTGGCAAGGACGGTCCGCGCCGCGCACGCAGCGTGGCGCGTGTGGCCGATCTCGACGAGCAGGTGCGCGAGAACCATCTCGAAGGCATCACGGGTATCGCCCACACGCGTTGGGCGACGCACGGCGCGCCGGTCACGGACAACGCACACCCGATCTTCTCGAAAGATGCACTGGCGTTGGTACACAACGGCATCATCGAGAACTACGAATCGCTGCGTGAAATGCTGCGTGGCATGGGCTACACCTTCGTCTCGCAGACCGACACAGAGGTTATCGCGCATCTGATTCACAGCCTGTATCGCGGCGATCTGTTCGCGGCGGTGCGTGAAGCCGTCGGGCAATTGCACGGCGCGTATGCGATCGCCGTGTTGCACAAGGACCAGCCGCATACGGTGGTCGGCGCGCGCCAGGGTTCGCCGCTGGTGGTCGGGCTCGGCCAGGGCGAGAACTTCCTCGCCTCAGACGCGTTGGCGCTCGCGGGCAGCACGGAACGGTTCATCTTCCTCGAAGAAGGCGATGTGTGCGAACTGTCGCTCGAGGGCGTGCGAATCGCCGATCGCGACGGCAATGAAGCGCAGCGCGAAGTGCGTCAGGTGGCGGCGTATGGCGGCGCGGTCGAACTCGGCCCGTATCGCCACTTCATGCAGAAGGAAATTTTCGAGCAGCCGCGCGCGATCACCGACACGATTCCGCAAGCGGATTCGTTCGATGCGTCGCTGTTCGGCGAGGGCGCGGGCAAGGTGTTCGCGGAGATCGACAGCCTGCTGATCCTGGCGTGCGGCACCAGTTACTACTCGGGGCTGACCGCGAAGTATTGGCTCGAATCGATCGCGAAGATTCCGACTCAGGTGGAAATTGCCAGCGAGTATCGCTACCGTGAGTCGGTGGCGAATCCGAAGTCGCTAGTGGTGGTGATCTCCCAATCAGGCGAAACGGCGGACACGCTCGCGGCGCTCAAGCATGCGCAGGAACTCGGTCACAAACATACGCTGGCGGTCTGCAACGTCGGTACGAGCGCGATGGTGCGCCAGACCGAGTTGTCGTTCCTGACGCACGCGGGCCGCGAGATCGGTGTGGCGTCGACCAAGGCGTTCACCACGCAACTGGTTGCGCTGTTCGTGCTGGCGGCGACGCTGGGCAAGATGCGCGGCCGTGTGAGTGAAGAGCAGGAAGCGGGATACCTGAAGCAACTGCGCCACTTGCCGGCGGCGCTAAATAGCGTGCTGGCGCTGGAGCCGCAGATCATCGCGTGGTCGGAAGAGTTTTCGCGCAAGGAACATGCGCTTTTCCTCGGGCGTGGCCTGCACTATCCGATCGCTCTCGAAGGCGCGCTGAAGCTCAAGGAGATCTCGTATATTCACGCCGAGGCTTATCCGGCCGGCGAGTTGAAGCATGGGCCGCTCGCGCTGGTGACGGAAGCGATGCCGGTGGTGACGGTGGCGCCGAACGACGCGCTGCTGGAAAAGCTGAAGTCGAATATTCAGGAAGTGCGTGCGCGCGGCGGTGAGCTGTATGTGTTCGCGGATGCCGATACGAAGATCGTCAATGACGAAGGTCTGCATGTGATCCGGATGCCGGAGCACTATGGTTTGTTGTCGCCGATTTTGCACGTGGTGCCGCTGCAGTTGCTGGCGTATCACACGGCGTGTGCCCGGGGTACAGATGTGGACAAGCCGCGGAACCTGGCGAAGTCGGTGACGGTGGAGTGA
- the glmU gene encoding bifunctional UDP-N-acetylglucosamine diphosphorylase/glucosamine-1-phosphate N-acetyltransferase GlmU has translation MNIVILAAGTGKRMRSALPKVLHPLAGRPLLAHVIDTARTLKPTHLVVVIGHGAEAVRKAVAAPDVQFAVQEQQLGTGHAVQQALPLLDPSAPTLVLYGDVPLTRAGTLQALTERAGQGGYGVLTVTLADPSGYGRIVRDAQGKVARIVEQKDATPEQLEIAEINTGIIVAPTERLGGWLAALKNDNAQGEFYLTDAVEMAIEAGLEVVTTQPDDEWETLGVNSKQQLAELERIHQHNVADALLVAGVTLADPARLDVRGTLECGRDVSIDVNCVFEGRVTLADNVTIGPNCVIRDANIGAGTRVDAFTHIEGAEVGANAVLGPYARLRPGASLHDESHVGNFVEVKNAVLGRGSKANHLTYIGDADIGARVNIGAGTITCNYDGANKFRTIIEDDVFVGSDTQLVAPVRVKRGATIAAGTTVWKDVEADALVLNDKTQTSKTGYVRPTKKKS, from the coding sequence ATGAACATTGTGATTTTGGCGGCAGGCACCGGCAAGCGTATGCGGTCCGCGCTTCCCAAGGTGCTTCATCCCCTGGCTGGCCGGCCGCTCCTCGCTCACGTCATCGACACGGCTCGCACGCTCAAGCCCACGCATCTCGTGGTGGTGATCGGCCATGGCGCCGAAGCCGTGCGCAAAGCCGTTGCCGCGCCGGACGTCCAGTTCGCCGTGCAGGAACAGCAACTCGGCACGGGGCACGCGGTGCAGCAGGCGTTGCCGCTGCTCGATCCGTCGGCGCCCACGCTGGTGCTCTACGGCGACGTGCCGCTCACGCGCGCCGGCACGCTGCAGGCGCTGACCGAGCGCGCGGGGCAGGGCGGCTACGGCGTCCTCACCGTCACGCTCGCGGACCCGAGCGGCTATGGCCGGATCGTGCGTGACGCGCAAGGCAAGGTGGCGCGCATCGTCGAGCAGAAAGACGCGACGCCCGAGCAGCTTGAGATCGCCGAGATCAACACCGGCATCATCGTCGCGCCGACCGAGCGTCTGGGCGGCTGGCTTGCCGCGTTGAAGAACGACAATGCGCAAGGCGAGTTCTATCTGACCGACGCGGTCGAGATGGCGATCGAAGCCGGACTCGAAGTCGTCACCACGCAGCCGGACGACGAGTGGGAAACGCTCGGCGTGAACAGCAAGCAGCAGCTTGCCGAGCTCGAGCGGATTCATCAGCACAACGTGGCGGATGCGCTGCTGGTCGCCGGCGTGACGCTGGCCGATCCGGCGCGGCTGGATGTGCGCGGCACGCTCGAATGCGGCCGCGATGTCTCGATCGACGTGAACTGCGTATTCGAAGGCCGCGTGACGCTGGCTGACAACGTCACCATCGGGCCGAACTGCGTCATCCGCGATGCGAATATCGGCGCCGGTACGCGCGTCGACGCGTTCACGCACATCGAAGGCGCCGAAGTCGGCGCGAATGCCGTGCTCGGACCGTATGCACGGTTGCGCCCCGGCGCGTCGCTGCACGACGAGTCGCATGTCGGCAACTTCGTCGAGGTGAAGAACGCGGTGCTCGGCCGCGGTTCGAAAGCGAACCACCTCACGTATATCGGCGACGCGGATATCGGCGCGCGCGTGAATATCGGCGCGGGCACCATCACCTGCAACTACGACGGTGCGAACAAATTCCGCACGATCATCGAAGACGACGTGTTCGTCGGTTCGGATACGCAATTGGTTGCGCCGGTGCGTGTGAAGCGCGGCGCGACGATCGCGGCGGGCACCACGGTCTGGAAGGACGTCGAGGCGGACGCGCTGGTCCTGAACGACAAGACGCAAACGAGCAAAACGGGCTACGTGCGCCCGACCAAGAAAAAGAGCTGA
- a CDS encoding dihydroneopterin aldolase → MFAALSHPRLADCRRLFLRNYEVHINIGVHDFEKRGEQRVVINVELFVPLALSTPVQDKLNEVVDYDFMRSTISRRVEQGHIHLQETLCDDLVKTMLEHPQVRAARVSTEKPDVYPDCDAVGVEVFRIKED, encoded by the coding sequence ATGTTTGCCGCTCTTTCGCATCCCCGGCTCGCCGATTGCCGCCGGCTCTTTCTGCGCAATTACGAAGTGCACATCAACATCGGCGTGCACGACTTCGAAAAGCGCGGCGAACAGCGCGTCGTGATCAACGTCGAACTGTTCGTGCCGCTCGCGCTGTCCACGCCGGTTCAGGACAAGCTGAATGAAGTCGTCGACTACGACTTCATGCGGTCGACCATTTCGCGCCGCGTCGAGCAAGGCCATATCCACTTGCAGGAAACGCTCTGCGACGACCTCGTCAAGACCATGCTCGAGCATCCGCAAGTGCGGGCCGCGCGCGTGTCCACGGAAAAGCCGGACGTTTATCCTGATTGCGACGCGGTGGGCGTCGAAGTCTTCCGTATCAAAGAGGATTGA
- a CDS encoding copper-binding protein, with protein MTCARKVGSSAAVVWRAASLVSVLAATLCQSSFAQDAEAPAGQQALGRAEVIHAQVRVVAINTVTNSVTLRGPRGNLADIDVNPALADVSRLRVGDKLNVAYQQALLVNIDKLATKGVRERVETTAAIPASAGYASSAHSVKVVATVMKIDRKNRMVTLRGPKHQQVLSAANGISLDRLKVGDSVRAEFVSAAAVELVRE; from the coding sequence ATGACCTGTGCGCGCAAAGTCGGTTCATCGGCCGCGGTCGTGTGGCGTGCGGCCTCTCTCGTGAGCGTGCTCGCCGCCACGCTCTGTCAATCCAGCTTCGCGCAGGACGCCGAAGCTCCCGCCGGACAACAGGCGCTCGGGCGCGCCGAGGTGATTCACGCGCAGGTTCGCGTGGTCGCAATCAACACCGTCACGAATAGCGTCACGCTGCGTGGTCCGCGCGGCAACCTCGCCGATATCGACGTCAATCCTGCCTTGGCCGATGTCAGTCGGCTCAGGGTCGGCGACAAGCTCAACGTTGCTTATCAGCAAGCGCTGCTGGTCAACATCGACAAGCTTGCGACCAAAGGTGTGCGCGAGCGCGTGGAGACGACCGCGGCGATACCGGCTTCAGCGGGCTACGCGTCGTCGGCGCATAGCGTGAAGGTGGTCGCGACGGTGATGAAGATCGATCGCAAGAACCGCATGGTGACGCTGCGTGGCCCGAAGCATCAGCAGGTGCTCAGCGCCGCAAACGGAATTTCGCTCGATCGGTTGAAGGTCGGCGATAGCGTGCGCGCGGAATTTGTTTCGGCGGCGGCGGTGGAACTGGTGAGGGAGTAG
- a CDS encoding DUF429 domain-containing protein has translation MKSERAVAGIDIGGDRKGNHLVILRGTEIVCNISKQPPAYMLEKCLQFEVTAVGVDAPCLWRVGEAGRQAEKELARQRIFSFATPTRELALASQSGFYGWMFNGERVYQAFAPHFPLFKNRGATNGRVCFETFPHAITGALLKNEVASAKKKRTQRPEVLKDAGIEAASLRSIDEVDAALCALTAKFLHERKVVAYGDELGGFIVVPAQTNGSRRT, from the coding sequence ATGAAGTCGGAACGAGCTGTAGCTGGAATCGATATTGGCGGGGACCGGAAGGGGAATCACCTCGTTATCCTCCGTGGCACCGAGATTGTGTGCAACATCAGCAAGCAGCCGCCAGCTTATATGCTCGAAAAGTGCCTCCAATTCGAGGTGACAGCGGTAGGTGTTGATGCGCCCTGTTTGTGGCGAGTTGGCGAAGCCGGCAGGCAAGCCGAGAAAGAACTCGCCCGGCAACGAATCTTTTCGTTTGCCACGCCGACTCGTGAACTGGCCTTGGCCAGTCAGAGCGGATTTTACGGGTGGATGTTCAACGGCGAGCGTGTCTATCAGGCATTCGCACCGCATTTTCCTCTTTTCAAGAATAGAGGAGCAACCAATGGTCGAGTCTGCTTCGAGACGTTTCCCCACGCCATTACCGGCGCGCTTCTCAAGAATGAAGTCGCTTCTGCGAAGAAAAAACGAACGCAACGCCCAGAGGTTCTGAAAGATGCGGGAATTGAAGCAGCTTCGCTAAGGTCTATCGACGAAGTGGATGCGGCGCTGTGCGCGTTGACCGCAAAATTCCTGCATGAACGGAAAGTCGTGGCGTATGGCGATGAACTCGGCGGATTCATCGTCGTGCCCGCTCAAACTAACGGCAGCAGAAGGACCTAA
- a CDS encoding SDR family oxidoreductase yields MTASLDTAAPRAPETPRVVLITGAARRIGRALALGFAARGWDVAVHYGASREEADELVAEIAALGRRAVALQAELGDEAQVERLLPACIDALGRPSCIVNNASRFEEDTAQTVGYELLLKLTAMNVGAPLVLARRLFEATPEAARTDESLRSVVINVLDQKLYNMNPDYLSYTLTKAALQTATVALAQALAPKVRVVGLAPGLTMQSGDQTPDGFAAAHRTTPLGRASRAEDIVAAALYLADAAGVTGTTLVVDGGQHLVPLPRDVMFLTGA; encoded by the coding sequence ATGACCGCCTCTCTGGACACCGCCGCCCCCCGCGCGCCCGAAACGCCGCGCGTCGTGCTGATTACCGGCGCCGCCCGCCGTATCGGGCGGGCGCTCGCGCTCGGCTTTGCCGCGCGCGGCTGGGACGTGGCCGTCCATTACGGCGCCTCGCGGGAGGAAGCCGACGAACTGGTCGCGGAAATCGCCGCCCTGGGCCGCCGGGCGGTCGCCTTGCAGGCCGAATTGGGCGATGAGGCACAAGTCGAGCGGCTTTTGCCGGCTTGTATCGACGCCTTGGGCCGGCCGTCGTGTATCGTCAACAACGCGTCGCGCTTCGAAGAAGACACGGCGCAAACCGTCGGTTACGAGCTGCTGCTGAAGCTGACCGCGATGAACGTCGGCGCACCGCTGGTGCTGGCGCGGCGGCTATTCGAGGCGACGCCGGAAGCCGCGCGCACCGACGAAAGCCTGCGCAGCGTCGTCATCAACGTGCTGGATCAGAAGCTGTACAACATGAACCCGGACTACCTGTCCTACACGCTGACCAAGGCGGCGTTGCAGACAGCCACGGTCGCGCTGGCGCAGGCGTTGGCGCCGAAAGTGCGGGTGGTCGGGCTCGCGCCCGGTCTGACGATGCAATCCGGCGATCAAACGCCGGACGGTTTCGCGGCTGCTCACCGTACTACGCCTTTGGGCCGCGCGTCGCGGGCCGAGGATATTGTCGCCGCCGCGCTGTATCTCGCGGATGCAGCGGGCGTCACCGGAACGACGCTGGTGGTCGACGGCGGGCAGCACCTCGTGCCCCTGCCGCGCGACGTTATGTTTTTGACGGGCGCCTGA
- a CDS encoding DUF6723 family protein has translation MSKTVFIPSVPATSEDDFDISAASKLAGYRRFFGVLKVVRTTDGRVLFPFDGAPELGPYATKLEAIAAAQVYGEHIVTSDLARPEL, from the coding sequence ATGAGCAAGACCGTATTTATTCCCAGCGTCCCCGCGACGTCGGAGGACGATTTTGATATTTCGGCCGCGTCGAAGCTGGCCGGCTACCGGCGTTTCTTCGGCGTGTTGAAAGTGGTTCGAACCACCGACGGACGCGTGCTGTTTCCGTTCGACGGCGCGCCCGAACTCGGGCCGTACGCGACCAAGCTGGAAGCCATCGCGGCGGCGCAGGTGTACGGCGAACATATTGTCACCAGCGATCTGGCGCGGCCGGAGTTGTAG
- a CDS encoding cytochrome-c peroxidase, which yields MLFPAMRLTTLFGAQWAGLAALLAAALLPVAAVAAAAADTKPVYSDAAALGKLIFFDASLSASGKMSCASCHSPSHAYGPPNGLAAQSGGADMHSQGTRAVPSLRYVLNRTPMWSHAQAASLSERLSETDNAPVGGFGWDGRFNRLHDQASFPLFNPNEMANKDPAAVLAKLEQAPYAARFKEVFGQNIFVDRAKAFTQAMYAIERFELEDPSFHPYSSKFDYYLEGKLQLTAQELRGKKLFDNPAAGNCASCHIDQMGVDGSHPLFTDFNFQALGVPRNPELRANADPKYFDMGLCGPLRTDQSSDKSNCGLFKSVSLRNTATRQVFFHNGRFHTLKDALRFYVQRDTNPAKWYPKDPHGKVDKFNDLPVALRVNVDTTDEPLTRKAGERPAWSERDIDDVAAFLATLNDDYVLKPKPSH from the coding sequence ATGCTGTTTCCTGCAATGCGATTGACCACGCTCTTCGGCGCGCAATGGGCGGGGCTCGCTGCGCTGCTTGCTGCAGCACTGCTGCCCGTTGCCGCGGTGGCTGCCGCTGCGGCCGACACGAAGCCTGTCTATAGCGATGCCGCCGCGCTCGGCAAGCTGATCTTCTTCGATGCTTCGTTGTCCGCCTCGGGCAAGATGTCGTGCGCGAGCTGCCATAGCCCGTCGCACGCGTATGGGCCGCCCAACGGGCTCGCGGCGCAGTCGGGTGGGGCGGACATGCACTCGCAAGGCACGCGCGCCGTGCCGAGCCTGCGCTACGTGCTGAACCGTACGCCGATGTGGAGCCACGCGCAGGCGGCGAGCCTGTCCGAGCGTCTGAGTGAGACGGACAACGCGCCGGTGGGCGGTTTCGGTTGGGATGGCCGCTTCAACCGTCTGCACGATCAGGCGAGTTTCCCGCTGTTCAATCCAAACGAGATGGCCAACAAGGACCCGGCGGCCGTGCTCGCGAAACTGGAGCAGGCGCCGTACGCGGCGCGCTTCAAGGAAGTGTTCGGCCAGAACATCTTCGTCGATCGCGCCAAGGCGTTCACCCAAGCCATGTATGCGATCGAGCGCTTCGAGCTCGAAGACCCGAGTTTTCATCCGTACAGCAGCAAGTTCGACTACTATCTGGAGGGTAAATTGCAACTAACGGCACAAGAATTGCGAGGCAAAAAACTGTTCGACAATCCGGCGGCCGGCAATTGCGCCTCCTGCCATATCGATCAGATGGGCGTCGACGGCTCTCATCCGCTGTTCACCGACTTCAATTTCCAGGCGCTCGGCGTGCCGCGCAATCCCGAGTTGCGGGCGAATGCCGATCCGAAGTACTTCGATATGGGCTTATGCGGTCCGCTGCGGACCGATCAGTCGAGCGACAAGAGCAATTGCGGGCTCTTCAAATCGGTGTCGCTGCGCAATACGGCGACGCGGCAGGTGTTCTTCCACAACGGCCGGTTCCATACGCTGAAGGACGCATTGCGCTTCTACGTGCAGCGCGACACCAATCCGGCGAAGTGGTATCCGAAAGACCCGCACGGCAAGGTCGACAAATTCAACGATTTGCCGGTCGCGCTGCGCGTCAACGTCGATACGACCGACGAGCCGCTCACACGCAAAGCCGGTGAACGCCCAGCCTGGTCGGAGCGCGATATCGACGACGTCGCCGCTTTCCTGGCGACGCTGAACGACGACTACGTGCTGAAGCCGAAGCCATCGCACTGA
- a CDS encoding response regulator — MASVLLVDDDEEALAAWGAICAADGFEVRSASDGRSALAMFIEAPVDIVVADWRMPVMSGSEFCHRLRTLPGLADFAFILVSGEPSPPAFVSYDGFLRKPVDGPILLATMHRLLADHVTHRQRQR, encoded by the coding sequence ATGGCAAGCGTACTGCTGGTAGACGATGACGAGGAGGCATTGGCCGCATGGGGCGCCATTTGTGCCGCTGATGGATTTGAAGTAAGGAGCGCGAGCGACGGCCGGTCAGCCCTGGCCATGTTCATTGAAGCCCCTGTCGATATCGTGGTCGCAGATTGGCGGATGCCAGTCATGTCGGGTAGCGAGTTCTGCCATCGGTTGCGAACACTTCCCGGATTAGCCGACTTCGCTTTCATTCTGGTTTCCGGAGAGCCTAGTCCACCCGCTTTCGTCAGCTACGACGGGTTCCTTCGTAAGCCGGTAGATGGGCCAATTTTACTGGCCACGATGCATCGGCTGCTGGCCGACCACGTTACGCATCGACAACGGCAGCGGTAG
- the ttcA gene encoding tRNA 2-thiocytidine(32) synthetase TtcA, protein MNAPEILNGAATASTADAPEATQAVARAKTPLTRREQKEAYENNKLFKRLARQVGEAIVDFNMIEDGDKVMVCLSGGKDSYAMLEILMRLRERAPINFDIVAVNLDQKQPGFPEHVLPEYLKQLDIPFHIENQDTYSIVKRLVPEGKTTCSLCSRLRRGILYRVAGELGATKIALGHHRDDILQTLLLNMFYGGKLKGMPPKLQSDDGKNIVIRPLAYVKETDLEKYAELREFPIIPCNLCGSQPNLKRAEMKALVRDWEKRFPGRIENMFNALSNVVPSHLMDHKLFPFAGLRATGEADPQGDIAFDEAPCSTDAGGGAMPNATKSISIVQFDDL, encoded by the coding sequence ATGAATGCTCCGGAAATCCTGAACGGCGCCGCGACCGCCTCGACTGCTGATGCACCCGAGGCCACGCAAGCCGTCGCGCGCGCCAAGACGCCGCTCACGCGCCGCGAGCAGAAGGAAGCGTACGAGAACAACAAGCTGTTCAAGCGGCTCGCGCGCCAGGTCGGCGAGGCAATCGTCGACTTCAACATGATCGAGGACGGCGACAAGGTCATGGTGTGCCTGTCGGGCGGCAAGGACAGCTACGCGATGCTCGAAATTCTGATGCGGCTGCGCGAGCGCGCGCCGATCAACTTCGACATCGTCGCGGTGAACCTTGACCAGAAGCAGCCCGGCTTTCCCGAGCACGTGCTGCCCGAGTACCTGAAGCAACTCGACATTCCGTTTCACATCGAGAATCAGGACACGTACAGCATCGTCAAACGGCTGGTGCCGGAAGGCAAGACTACCTGCTCGCTGTGCTCACGGCTGCGCCGCGGCATTCTTTACCGCGTGGCCGGCGAGCTCGGCGCGACCAAGATCGCGCTCGGCCATCATCGCGACGACATTCTGCAAACGCTGCTGCTGAACATGTTCTACGGCGGCAAGCTGAAGGGCATGCCGCCCAAGCTGCAATCGGACGACGGCAAGAATATCGTGATTCGCCCGCTCGCCTACGTGAAGGAAACCGATCTGGAGAAGTACGCCGAACTGCGCGAATTCCCGATCATTCCGTGCAACCTGTGCGGCAGCCAGCCGAATCTGAAGCGCGCGGAAATGAAGGCGCTCGTGCGCGATTGGGAGAAGCGCTTCCCGGGCCGCATCGAAAATATGTTCAATGCACTGTCGAACGTCGTGCCCTCGCATTTGATGGATCACAAGCTGTTCCCGTTCGCGGGCCTGCGTGCGACCGGCGAGGCCGATCCGCAAGGCGATATCGCCTTCGACGAGGCGCCGTGTTCGACCGATGCCGGCGGCGGCGCGATGCCCAACGCAACAAAATCGATATCCATCGTCCAGTTCGACGATCTTTGA